A region of Planococcus sp. MSAK28401 DNA encodes the following proteins:
- a CDS encoding ABC transporter ATP-binding protein has product MSQMGPPRPGASMPAEKAKDFKGTFRRLVSYLKPRRKKLAAVFIVAILSTVFAIIGPKIMGMAITELFEGAYGQLQGVPGGGIDFGVIGQILAVLAGLYLFSSLFSYIQQYMMSTVAQDTVYDLRQDVNKKLEKLPLEYFDGRPNGETLSRMTNDIDTIGSTLQQSLTQFITSIVTLVGILVMMLTISPLLTLIAVVSLPLSLFVIGPILKRSQKYFSSQQKNLGRLNGHVEEMYTGHQVVKAFGHEAKSNEQFDAVNDELYDAGRKAQFISGIIMPMMSLIGNLSYVLISIVGGVLVIQRSISIGDIQAFITYSKQFTQPITQTANIANIIQSTVAAAERVFELLDEQEEVEAVTTSVLARAKGAVAFEDVDFGYGDNLLIEGMNIDVQPGQTVAIVGPTGAGKTTLINLLMRFYELKGGRITIDGLDSRQMARHELRHNFGMVLQDTWLFNGTIRDNIGYGKTGASEEEIYAAAQAAHADHFIRTLPDGYDTVINQEVSNISQGQKQLLTIARAILADPPIMILDEATSSVDTRTEILIQQAMNRLMAGRTSFVIAHRLSTIKHADLILVMDQGKVIEQGTHQQLLDKDGFYADLYRSQFSAKVAI; this is encoded by the coding sequence ATGAGCCAAATGGGACCTCCACGCCCTGGAGCGAGTATGCCGGCGGAAAAAGCGAAAGATTTCAAAGGAACTTTCCGCCGGCTCGTCTCTTATTTGAAACCGCGCAGGAAAAAATTAGCGGCGGTCTTTATCGTTGCGATCCTTAGTACCGTTTTCGCAATTATCGGTCCGAAAATCATGGGGATGGCAATCACCGAATTATTCGAAGGCGCTTACGGCCAATTGCAAGGGGTGCCTGGCGGGGGCATCGACTTTGGTGTTATCGGCCAGATCCTTGCTGTGCTTGCTGGACTGTATTTGTTCAGCAGCCTGTTCAGTTATATCCAGCAGTATATGATGTCAACGGTGGCGCAGGACACGGTCTATGATTTGCGTCAGGATGTCAATAAAAAGCTGGAGAAATTGCCGCTCGAGTATTTTGACGGCCGGCCAAATGGCGAAACCTTAAGCCGCATGACCAATGATATCGACACCATCGGCAGCACTTTGCAGCAAAGCTTGACGCAATTCATCACGTCCATCGTGACGCTCGTCGGGATTCTCGTGATGATGCTGACAATCAGCCCTTTGCTGACTTTGATCGCAGTCGTGTCCTTGCCGCTGTCGTTATTTGTCATCGGGCCGATTTTAAAACGATCACAGAAATACTTCAGCAGCCAGCAAAAAAATCTCGGTCGCCTCAATGGCCACGTCGAGGAGATGTACACCGGCCATCAAGTGGTCAAAGCGTTCGGACATGAAGCCAAATCGAACGAACAATTCGATGCGGTCAATGATGAGCTGTATGACGCCGGACGCAAAGCGCAGTTCATCTCCGGGATCATCATGCCGATGATGAGTTTGATCGGCAATTTGAGCTATGTGCTGATCAGCATCGTCGGCGGTGTATTGGTCATCCAGCGCTCCATTTCAATCGGGGATATCCAGGCATTCATTACCTATTCCAAACAATTCACCCAGCCGATCACCCAGACGGCCAACATTGCCAACATCATCCAGTCGACGGTAGCCGCAGCGGAGCGGGTATTTGAACTATTGGACGAGCAAGAGGAAGTGGAGGCAGTGACGACCTCTGTATTGGCACGGGCAAAAGGAGCAGTGGCCTTTGAAGATGTCGACTTTGGCTATGGCGATAACTTGCTGATTGAAGGGATGAACATCGATGTCCAGCCGGGGCAAACGGTGGCAATTGTCGGGCCTACCGGCGCTGGTAAAACGACGTTAATCAATTTATTGATGCGTTTCTACGAACTGAAAGGCGGCCGCATCACCATCGACGGCCTGGATTCACGGCAGATGGCACGCCATGAGCTGCGCCACAACTTCGGCATGGTGCTGCAGGATACGTGGCTCTTTAACGGCACGATTCGTGACAATATCGGCTACGGCAAAACCGGCGCTTCTGAAGAAGAAATTTATGCAGCGGCACAAGCGGCACATGCCGATCATTTTATCCGGACTTTACCGGATGGCTACGACACAGTGATAAACCAAGAGGTATCGAATATATCACAAGGGCAAAAGCAATTATTGACCATTGCCCGCGCGATCCTCGCCGATCCGCCGATAATGATCTTGGACGAAGCTACTTCGAGTGTCGATACAAGGACGGAAATCTTGATCCAGCAGGCGATGAACCGCTTGATGGCAGGGCGCACGAGTTTTGTCATCGCACATCGGCTGTCGACGATCAAGCATGCCGACCTGATCCTGGTCATGGATCAAGGGAAAGTCATTGAACAGGGCACGCATCAACAGCTGCTCGACAAAGATGGCTTTTATGCGGATTTGTACCGCAGCCAGTTTTCAGCGAAAGTGGCAATTTAA
- a CDS encoding class I SAM-dependent methyltransferase codes for MAGFLPHIYDTAMKPLEKTRFEKIRAGLVQKAQGHVLEIGFGTGANFRYYQNAERVDAIEPNPEMSKQAGKRIRQSKTPIRTYKAVAEKLPFADETFDTVVATLVFCTIPDPVKALEEIYRVSKPGAQILMFEHVKMDQPLMGKTQESLTPVWKKLCDGCHLNRDTLDLVNRSPLEIVKVESYYGGLFLTIESRKPH; via the coding sequence ATGGCTGGATTTTTACCGCATATATACGATACGGCCATGAAACCGCTCGAGAAGACGCGTTTTGAAAAAATCCGCGCCGGCCTGGTTCAAAAAGCGCAAGGGCATGTGCTCGAAATCGGCTTCGGAACAGGTGCAAACTTCCGCTATTATCAAAATGCCGAACGGGTCGATGCCATCGAACCAAATCCGGAGATGAGCAAACAGGCCGGCAAACGCATCCGACAGTCGAAGACGCCGATTCGCACGTACAAAGCAGTCGCTGAAAAACTGCCCTTTGCCGATGAAACCTTCGATACCGTCGTCGCGACTTTGGTATTCTGCACGATTCCAGACCCGGTCAAAGCACTCGAAGAAATCTACCGCGTCAGCAAGCCCGGCGCCCAAATCCTCATGTTCGAGCACGTCAAAATGGACCAGCCGCTCATGGGCAAAACCCAGGAATCCTTGACACCCGTCTGGAAAAAGCTATGTGACGGCTGCCATTTGAACCGCGATACACTCGATTTGGTGAATCGCTCCCCTCTGGAAATTGTGAAGGTAGAATCCTATTACGGCGGACTGTTTTTGACCATTGAGAGCCGGAAACCGCATTGA
- a CDS encoding phytoene desaturase family protein — protein MGEAKKSVIVIGGGLGGLSAAISLQQKGYEVSLYEKNEHIGGKVNRLERDGFGFDLGPSILTMPHIFDRLFQGSGKKMTDYVPMQRLEREWRSFFPDGTVIDLYHDLHLMERANPALSKKDMKEYYALLKYAKRIYETTERSYLKEGFESPKEAVAQNGILATLTGFDLTSTMYSAISKRINNPHLRDMLSYYVKYVGSSPYSAPAVLNMMIYMQHAQGCWYVPGGMHNLAGGMEKLAREEGVQIHTGMGVIRALTSAEGKITGVELEDGSFQTADYYVSNMEVIPFYQKMVKAEHEFVDKLEKKYEPASSGLVLHLGVKKTYPQLNHHNFFFSDNLKEQMDKVFERHELPDDPTIYLVNVNKTDPTQAPEGHENIKILPHIPYIQDNPFTPEQYKEFEERVIDKLERMGLDGLRYNIVVRDVWTPHDIERVYGSDRGAIYGTVSDKNKNGGFKHKKQSELYDNLYFVGGTVNPGGGMPMVTLSGQQVSDKIVKRDQTKK, from the coding sequence ATGGGGGAAGCGAAGAAATCCGTAATCGTGATCGGAGGCGGCCTTGGGGGCTTGTCGGCGGCGATTTCATTGCAGCAAAAAGGCTATGAGGTTTCGTTATATGAAAAGAACGAGCATATCGGTGGGAAAGTGAACCGTTTGGAGCGGGACGGCTTCGGTTTTGACCTGGGCCCGTCTATTTTGACGATGCCGCATATTTTCGATCGCTTGTTCCAAGGCAGCGGCAAGAAAATGACGGATTATGTGCCGATGCAGCGCTTAGAGCGTGAGTGGCGCTCGTTTTTCCCGGACGGCACGGTGATCGATCTGTACCATGACCTTCATTTGATGGAGCGGGCGAACCCGGCACTGTCAAAAAAGGACATGAAGGAATACTACGCGCTGCTCAAGTACGCGAAGCGGATTTACGAAACGACCGAGCGCAGCTATTTGAAGGAAGGCTTTGAATCGCCGAAGGAGGCCGTCGCACAAAACGGCATCCTTGCGACTCTGACCGGATTCGATTTGACCTCGACGATGTACAGCGCGATTTCCAAGCGCATCAATAATCCTCATTTGCGCGACATGCTGTCGTATTACGTAAAATACGTGGGGTCTTCGCCGTATAGCGCACCCGCCGTGCTCAATATGATGATCTATATGCAACACGCGCAAGGTTGCTGGTATGTGCCGGGCGGCATGCATAACTTAGCTGGCGGCATGGAGAAATTGGCGCGTGAAGAAGGCGTACAGATCCATACCGGCATGGGCGTGATTCGTGCCTTGACGAGTGCAGAAGGCAAGATCACCGGCGTCGAACTCGAAGACGGCAGCTTCCAAACCGCTGATTATTACGTATCGAATATGGAAGTCATCCCGTTCTATCAAAAAATGGTCAAAGCGGAGCATGAGTTTGTCGATAAGCTCGAGAAGAAATACGAACCGGCAAGTTCCGGGCTCGTCTTGCATCTCGGCGTCAAGAAAACCTATCCACAATTGAACCACCACAATTTCTTCTTCTCGGACAATTTAAAAGAGCAGATGGACAAGGTGTTCGAGCGTCATGAGTTGCCCGACGACCCGACAATCTATCTCGTCAACGTCAATAAGACCGACCCGACGCAGGCGCCGGAAGGGCATGAAAATATAAAAATTCTTCCGCATATCCCGTATATCCAGGACAACCCGTTCACACCGGAACAGTACAAGGAATTCGAAGAGCGTGTCATCGATAAGCTCGAACGTATGGGGCTCGACGGCTTGCGCTACAATATCGTCGTACGGGATGTCTGGACGCCGCATGATATCGAACGCGTCTACGGTTCGGACCGCGGCGCGATTTATGGAACGGTCTCCGACAAGAATAAAAATGGCGGCTTCAAACACAAAAAGCAAAGCGAACTATACGACAATCTGTATTTTGTCGGCGGTACGGTCAACCCAGGCGGCGGCATGCCGATGGTGACCTTGAGCGGCCAGCAAGTGAGCGATAAGATCGTTAAACGCGACCAGACGAAAAAATGA
- a CDS encoding ABC transporter ATP-binding protein translates to MEAVIEIKKISKRYKGVQAVEGLSLKLKKGEIYGFIGLNGSGKTTTIRMMLGMIKPSEGSCWLFGKKVTLSNYKVWEKVGYLVETPYAYPELTVEENLELFRRFRQIEDPGAVKQVIEELKLTAYAKRKAKHLSLGNAQRLGIAKALLHQPEILILDEPVNGLDPAGIVEVRELLQGLAAAKGVTIFLSSHLLSEIALIADKIGIIHQGRLVEEFEGNQLNRLIERRLLVKTRDDSAAAAALLKSGIACRINHHGFIEIEEEHLLDCPEVISSRLVEMGFPPTYLNVEVETLESYFMRSIQRKEG, encoded by the coding sequence ATGGAGGCAGTCATCGAAATTAAAAAAATATCAAAACGCTATAAAGGTGTGCAGGCGGTTGAAGGCCTTTCATTGAAATTGAAGAAAGGGGAGATTTACGGATTTATCGGGCTGAACGGTTCAGGGAAAACCACCACCATACGCATGATGCTCGGGATGATCAAGCCGAGCGAAGGATCCTGCTGGCTCTTCGGCAAAAAGGTCACTTTGTCTAACTATAAAGTATGGGAGAAAGTCGGTTATCTGGTGGAAACGCCGTATGCTTACCCCGAACTTACGGTGGAAGAGAATTTGGAGTTGTTTCGCCGTTTTCGCCAAATTGAAGACCCAGGGGCCGTGAAACAGGTGATTGAAGAACTGAAATTAACGGCTTATGCCAAGCGGAAAGCAAAACATCTTTCACTGGGAAATGCCCAACGCCTTGGAATAGCCAAGGCCTTATTGCATCAGCCCGAAATCCTCATTCTGGACGAGCCAGTAAATGGATTGGATCCTGCCGGAATCGTGGAAGTCCGGGAATTATTGCAGGGCCTAGCAGCCGCTAAAGGCGTGACCATCTTCCTCTCCAGCCATCTCCTCAGCGAAATTGCGCTGATTGCCGATAAAATAGGGATTATCCATCAAGGCCGCTTAGTTGAAGAGTTTGAGGGGAACCAACTGAATCGCCTGATTGAGCGGAGGCTGCTGGTGAAGACCCGGGACGATAGCGCTGCGGCAGCCGCTTTATTAAAGTCGGGGATTGCTTGCCGGATAAATCACCATGGATTTATTGAAATCGAGGAGGAACATTTACTCGACTGCCCGGAAGTCATTTCGAGCCGGCTGGTGGAGATGGGGTTTCCGCCAACTTATTTAAACGTGGAAGTGGAAACGCTGGAATCTTATTTCATGAGATCTATCCAAAGGAAAGAGGGGTAA
- a CDS encoding ABC transporter permease: protein MASLQAEGIKIRNSKMIWITLAIFTLAPLMGGFFMFVLKDPELARNSGLLGDKAQVLGEATWPAYFSLLAQIIAVGGIIVFGFVTSWVFGREYADRTIKDLLALPVHRSVIVLSKFIAIFLTCLMLGLYVMVIGVLIGVIIGLPQGSSSAALDGFYLLAITATLTVALSPPVAFFACLGKGFLAPLGFVIVMVVCAQVIAVIGYGEYFPWAVPALYSGMAGTSGGVESVSFFLVGFTAIAGFAATASWWLFADQQ from the coding sequence ATGGCATCATTGCAGGCTGAAGGTATAAAAATCAGGAACTCCAAAATGATTTGGATTACATTAGCGATTTTTACTTTGGCGCCGCTCATGGGAGGATTTTTCATGTTTGTGCTGAAGGATCCGGAACTTGCCAGAAACTCGGGGCTGCTGGGGGATAAAGCGCAAGTGCTCGGTGAAGCGACTTGGCCGGCATATTTCAGTTTGCTTGCCCAAATCATTGCGGTTGGGGGAATTATCGTTTTCGGCTTTGTCACAAGCTGGGTATTCGGCCGGGAGTATGCTGATCGGACCATCAAGGATCTATTGGCTTTGCCGGTCCACAGAAGCGTCATTGTGCTGTCCAAGTTTATCGCCATTTTCTTGACATGCTTAATGCTCGGTTTGTATGTGATGGTAATCGGGGTGTTGATCGGCGTAATTATCGGCTTGCCGCAAGGGTCTTCTTCGGCAGCGTTAGACGGGTTTTATCTCTTGGCGATTACGGCCACATTAACAGTGGCGCTAAGCCCGCCGGTCGCTTTTTTCGCATGTCTCGGAAAAGGGTTTTTGGCGCCTCTTGGATTTGTCATTGTCATGGTGGTATGTGCGCAGGTAATTGCTGTTATCGGCTACGGGGAATATTTTCCGTGGGCCGTTCCTGCGCTGTACAGCGGCATGGCAGGAACGTCGGGCGGTGTGGAATCCGTCAGTTTTTTCCTTGTGGGGTTCACGGCAATCGCCGGATTTGCGGCAACGGCCAGCTGGTGGCTTTTCGCCGATCAGCAATGA